In Candidatus Saccharimonadales bacterium, the genomic window AGCAAGCGTAACGAACGGTCCAGAATACACGGCGTTCAAAAGTTCCTGTTCATTGAGCGGAACGCCGACAATGTTAATGGTCTTAAACCATTCTTTAATTTCGCTTTCGGTGCCATGACATTCATATATCAATAGCCTACTGTTCATTATCAATTCGCGTTTGTCATCGGCCATGCCACTAAAGTACTGCTCATGACCGTTCTCGTCGCGTACGGCAAATTTGCCGGTAACAAACCGCCCCACACTTGTTATACGCTGCTGTCCATCAAGCACCTCATATTTACCATCGCTGACTTTATTGAAATATATAAGACCCAGGGGGTAGTCCTTCAGTAAACTTTCGATAACAGCCTGTTCTCGTCTACCACTGTCGCTGGCATAGATGTAATTCCGTTGGTATTCGGGCTGAATGGTTAGCTTACCGCCTAAACCAAACAGTCCCTTACCCTCTAATTCGTTGTATACAAAGCCATCAACGACTTCCCGAACGGTAGTGTTTGTCCAAAGGTTAGTAATCATGCGGTTGCCTTTCTGTGTTGAATAAAAATGCGGGCGTACAGTTGCTTGTAATATTTACCATCAACTATGTAATAAGTATCTCCCAACGGCGGCGTATCGAACTGAATCGTCACGCCGTCATTTAATTTCGAGACAGTGCTTGTTGCGCCGTTTTTACTAACTTGGATTTGTGCCGGGTAGATTTTATTGGCAAAATTGTACCAAGTCTTGGATATTCCCAAAATTTCAAATTGCTCTGGATCATATTTATCCAAAAAAGTAATCGGTACTCCCATCACGCCATTGCAATCGCTTGGTATCGAATCTGTAAAAGGCACCTCGATAGCGTCATAATTATCAAAACGGTCATAGTCTGTTTTACCCGCCATCTTTTTGTTGAACTTCAGATTATCCGACATAGTCATCAGACTGAGCGGTTGGTGACGACGGCCATGATCAAGATTAGTGAACCAGTGGACTCCTGGTACTCGAACAAATTTATTTCCTTTTTCATCAGTTCGCTGACTCGAAGAATGCAACACCACTCCTGCCGGTACTTGGAATTCTCTATCGCCTCCCGTAATACTTGGCCCATACCAAACTTTATTCTCTTTGATTAATGGAAATATCTCTTTATATGTGACAGCATTTTTATTACCAATTATGCAGAATTTCTTATTATGCTCTACTAACTGCGCCATATATTCTCTAAATAAACTGAACGGCGGATTCGTCACAACTATGTCACTTTGTTTGAGTAACTCCACGCATTCATCGCTCCTAAAATCACCATCTTCATCAAGAGGCGACCACTCATTATGCTTATTGTCCTTTAGCTGCTTAGCAACGTCTTGCAAACTGAATTGCCCGTCACCATCATAATCCCCAACATCGGAGATTATGAATTTGTTGGCAGTAACTTTTGGCCGTCCCTTTATTTCAATCTTTTTTTCTGTCGGTTTTTCGCCGTTAAATACTTCTAGAGTAAGCTGAACTTCGGTGTTCGCGATCGGAGATGGCTTATAACTCGTAGTAATCAATTTCTTCAGTCCCAGCCGTTTAAAATTCAGCACAAAATAGCGAAAGAAGTTACTCTCGTATGGATCGTCGCAATTACAGTAGACCACCTTGTCCTTAAATGTGTTGGGGTCAAACTCCAGGTATGCCTCGATCTCCTTCTGAATGTCAGCGTATTGTGTGTAGAACTCGTCGTTTTTTGCTTTCTTTGCTGTACCAAGATTTTTATTTGCCATATGTAAGGATAATTATACTGTATATCTGACTATTTTACTGACCGTATTTTCTGACAGCACATCCCTTAAAAAGGTGTCAAAACCATGCAAGTTTTCTAATGAATTGTCAGAAAACTCATAACTAATTTATCTTGGTTGGCTTTAGCGGCTGCGATCTTATCGGCGAACATATCATTGTCCAGGTGCCGATAGAATGTATCCCTGCTGATTCCAGCATACCGACAAGCGTCAGTAACATTCGCATTGTGTTGTATAGCGTCAGCCAGCTTAATAATGATTTTTAGATTAACTTTTGGTGGCCTGCCTACAGCTTTTTTCGCAGTCATATAACTCCTTTTGTTTTTACGCTTCTATCTATTCATTATGACAGGTGGGCACTTTATCAACTTTCGTTTAAAAACCCGTCCTAGACGCTCCTCCTGTGTTTCAGAGGGTAATCGAAGTCGTTCATCTTTTGCCTTATCAGAAAGCAGAGCAACCCCTCCCAAATTTTTTTCCGAGATAACGTTGTCAATTTGACTGTAATGATAGCTTGTATTTCGACAAGCATAAGCGTATAGTAGATGACAAACTATAGGTTTAGCCACTCGCTGGTTCCTCCCTTCTACTCAGAGTCAGCTAACCCGAAAATCATCATAATAATCCTATATCAGAAACCACGTCGTTCAACGGGGTAAACGATAGGATTTTTTTATGTATGACTTCGGTCAGTCGGCTAACCCACTGACACATAAAGCAACAAACAAAAATACGGTTGTCGAGAGACCCGTACTCACACCAAAACAACTACAAAAGCAGGACGCACTGGATCTTGCAGAACTCATCTATGACATGTATAAGGATGGTTTGTCCAGTGCTAACATGGAAGAAAATAACGAAAAGGACAATAACAATGGCTAAAGAATTCTCTATATCAAGCTGTAGGGTTTCCACGCCGGAACAACTTGAAAATAACAGCTTAACTCGTCAGCACGAAAACGTTCTGAGAGCGTCAGATGAACTTGGTGCGCCAATTATTAAGTATTGGTCTGGCAATATGTCTAGCAA contains:
- a CDS encoding adenine-specific methyltransferase EcoRI family protein gives rise to the protein MANKNLGTAKKAKNDEFYTQYADIQKEIEAYLEFDPNTFKDKVVYCNCDDPYESNFFRYFVLNFKRLGLKKLITTSYKPSPIANTEVQLTLEVFNGEKPTEKKIEIKGRPKVTANKFIISDVGDYDGDGQFSLQDVAKQLKDNKHNEWSPLDEDGDFRSDECVELLKQSDIVVTNPPFSLFREYMAQLVEHNKKFCIIGNKNAVTYKEIFPLIKENKVWYGPSITGGDREFQVPAGVVLHSSSQRTDEKGNKFVRVPGVHWFTNLDHGRRHQPLSLMTMSDNLKFNKKMAGKTDYDRFDNYDAIEVPFTDSIPSDCNGVMGVPITFLDKYDPEQFEILGISKTWYNFANKIYPAQIQVSKNGATSTVSKLNDGVTIQFDTPPLGDTYYIVDGKYYKQLYARIFIQHRKATA